In one window of Camelina sativa cultivar DH55 chromosome 15, Cs, whole genome shotgun sequence DNA:
- the LOC104747373 gene encoding uncharacterized protein LOC104747373 yields MIRKAMSSYCNPSAATALVSVDSQQKINYSTADLNMIASQRRVLTDGPVAVLWDIENCPVPSDVRPEDVASNIRTAIQLHPLISGPVVTFSAYGDFNGFPRRVREGCQRTGVKLVDVPNGRKDASDKAILIDMFLFVLDNKPPATIVLISGDVDFAPALHILGQRGYTVILVLPSGVYVNAALSSAGKFVWDWHSIVHGEGFVPLPKPRVVQVPYLVGCNGNDNSNLDEGETILYRGSCYSNARESSVMVSQFHNEYSGSAVSCCPSNSRESLACPPPPGHLESTMWVAPGDLNGLKGQLVKLLELSGGCIPLMRIPSEYQRNFSKPLFVSDYGVSKLVDLFKKMGDVIVVDGKGNKRLVYLRNSKPSVVSPSSPVVLLRREKKGREPNEETTYGRVSSDELSDTGSVESERNLEEFKLELQDILVSYCCRVQMDCFEAIYKLRYKRPLDYNKMGVNHLEQLFDKLRDVVAIYEDPATGSKLIGAH; encoded by the coding sequence ATGATAAGAAAAGCTATGTCAAGTTATTGTAATCCATCAGCAGCAACAGCTCTAGTCTCTGTTGATTCTCAACAAAAGATAAACTACTCAACGGCGGACTTAAACATGATTGCTTCTCAGAGACGTGTTCTCACGGACGGTCCTGTGGCTGTTCTCTGGGACATTGAGAACTGCCCCGTTCCTAGCGACGTGCGTCCTGAAGATGTAGCTAGTAACATAAGAACAGCTATTCAGTTGCATCCTTTGATATCAGGTCCAGTGGTTACCTTCTCAGCTTATGGTGATTTCAATGGGTTTCCTCGTCGTGTTAGAGAAGGCTGTCAAAGAACCGGTGTGAAGCTTGTTGATGTACCAAACGGTAGGAAAGATGCGTCTGATAAGGCGATTTTGATTGATATGTTCTTGTTTGTTCTTGATAACAAGCCGCCTGCTACTATCGTTCTCATATCTGGAGATGTTGATTTCGCTCCTGCGCTTCATATATTGGGTCAGCGTGGGTACACTGTGATTCTTGTGTTACCTTCTGGTGTTTATGTGAATGCAGCTTTGTCTAGTGCTGGTAAGTTTGTTTGGGACTGGCACAGTATTGTTCACGGTGAAGGCTTTGTGCCGTTACCTAAACCTCGTGTTGTGCAAGTGCCATATCTCGTGGGATGCAATGGTAATGATAACAGTAACTTGGATGAAGGTGAAACCATTCTCTATAGAGGTAGCTGTTATAGTAACGCAAGGGAATCCTCTGTTATGGTCTCGCAGTTTCACAACGAGTATAGTGGTAGTGCAGTGTCGTGTTGTCCATCCAATTCAAGGGAGTCTCTGGcttgtcctcctcctcctggtcACCTTGAGTCGACCATGTGGGTAGCGCCGGGTGATTTAAATGGTCTGAAGGGGCAACTCGTGAAGTTGCTTGAGCTTTCAGGTGGGTGTATTCCTCTCATGCGTATTCCTTCTGAATACCAAAGGAATTTCAGCAAACCGTTGTTTGTATCGGACTATGGTGTGTCTAAGCTTGTGGATCTGTTCAAAAAGATGGGGGATGTGATTGTAGTGGATGGTAAAGGCAACAAGAGACTTGTTTATCTGCGCAACTCCAAACCGAGCGTCGTCTCTCCCTCCTCCCCTGTGGTTCTactgagaagagagaagaaaggaagagagccAAACGAGGAGACTACTTATGGAAGAGTCTCCTCTGATGAATTGTCAGACACGGGCTCAGTTGAGAGCGAGAGGAATCTGGAAGAGTTCAAACTCGAGCTACAAGACATTTTGGTGAGCTATTGCTGCCGGGTACAGATGGATTGTTTTGAGGCGATATACAAGCTAAGGTACAAGAGGCCATTGGACTACAACAAGATGGGTGTGAATCACTTGGAGCAGCTCTTTGACAAGCTCAGGGATGTTGTTGCCATTTATGAAGATCCTGCTACAGGGAGCAAACTCATCGGGGCGCATTAG
- the LOC104747374 gene encoding thioredoxin M3, chloroplastic-like isoform X2 → MAVSSSSSSSSSICLKSTRFHSVRSTSSPSRLFPVTSFSPRSLLLSQRRSLLSSFNSRFRLSPLCARDSRAEVTQRSWEDSVLKSETPVLVEFYTSWCGPCRMVHRIIDEIAGDYAGKLNCYVLNADSDLLIAEEYEIKAVPVVLYSSRTARNESPSWVQCPKSSTFPPLKES, encoded by the exons atggcggtttcttcttcttcgtcatcttcttcctcaatatGTCTCAAATCCACTCGATTTCACTCAGTTCGATCTACTTCTTCTCCGTCGCGTCTATTCCCAGTAACTAGCTTCTCCCCtcgatctctccttctctcccaaaGACgatctctcctctcttcttttaacTCTCGCTTTCGTCTCTCACCTCTCTGCGCCCGTGATTCTCGAG CTGAAGTTACACAACGGTCGTGGGAAGACTCAGTCTTGAAAAGCGAAACGCCGGTGCTAGTAGAATTTTACACGAGTTGGTGTGGTCCATGTCGGATGGTCCACAGGATAATAGACGAAATAGCTGGGGACTATGCCGGAAAACTAAACTGCTATGTCCTGAATGCAGACAGTGACTTGTTGATAGCTGAAGAGTACGAGATCAAGGCTGTGCCAGTAGTTCTATACTCTTCAAGAACGGCGAGAAACGAGAGTCCATCATGGGTACAATGCCCAAAGAGTTCTACATTTCCGCCATTGAAAGAGTCTTGA
- the LOC104747374 gene encoding thioredoxin M3, chloroplastic-like isoform X1 — MAVSSSSSSSSSICLKSTRFHSVRSTSSPSRLFPVTSFSPRSLLLSQRRSLLSSFNSRFRLSPLCARDSRAAEVTQRSWEDSVLKSETPVLVEFYTSWCGPCRMVHRIIDEIAGDYAGKLNCYVLNADSDLLIAEEYEIKAVPVVLYSSRTARNESPSWVQCPKSSTFPPLKES, encoded by the exons atggcggtttcttcttcttcgtcatcttcttcctcaatatGTCTCAAATCCACTCGATTTCACTCAGTTCGATCTACTTCTTCTCCGTCGCGTCTATTCCCAGTAACTAGCTTCTCCCCtcgatctctccttctctcccaaaGACgatctctcctctcttcttttaacTCTCGCTTTCGTCTCTCACCTCTCTGCGCCCGTGATTCTCGAG CAGCTGAAGTTACACAACGGTCGTGGGAAGACTCAGTCTTGAAAAGCGAAACGCCGGTGCTAGTAGAATTTTACACGAGTTGGTGTGGTCCATGTCGGATGGTCCACAGGATAATAGACGAAATAGCTGGGGACTATGCCGGAAAACTAAACTGCTATGTCCTGAATGCAGACAGTGACTTGTTGATAGCTGAAGAGTACGAGATCAAGGCTGTGCCAGTAGTTCTATACTCTTCAAGAACGGCGAGAAACGAGAGTCCATCATGGGTACAATGCCCAAAGAGTTCTACATTTCCGCCATTGAAAGAGTCTTGA
- the LOC104747375 gene encoding probable E3 ubiquitin-protein ligase RHY1A isoform X1, which yields MAGMLPGVECARRRRFHGGAPPIESSNTAVAATAGHVWTRRPSFSLYTTNHESHQAHVSFSERSVRSKTYGEDNDEKLDGAVKEAKQRLNERLRIPRTRQNGKDKGNKPEQVKGKPHGELLTEVVGLKKSRGRLMEWFKWRVREQQDCAICLDRFKKGEKLVHLPCAHKFHSICLLPWLDTNVYCPYCRTDIWN from the exons ATGGCTGGTATGCTTCCCGGAGTTGAATGCGCAAGGAGGCGACGCTTCCACGGTGGTGCTCCACCGATTGAATCTTCCAACACGGCTGTGGCGGCGACGGCAGGACACGTGTGGACTAGGCGACCATCGTTCTCTCTCTACACTACCAATCATGAGAGTCATCAGGCACATGTCTCCTTCTCg gAGAGAAGTGTTAGGAGCAAGACTTATGGAGAGGACAATGATGAGAAGCTCGACGGAGCAGTCAAAGAGGCGAAGCAGAGGCTGAACGAGCGGCTGAGAATCCCGCGTACAAG GCAAAATGGTAAAGACAAAGGAAATAAACCGGAGCAAGTGAAAGGTAAACCTCACGGGGAGTTACTGACCGAAGTGGTCGGGTTGAAGAAGAGCCGAGGAAGGCTGATGGAATGGTTCAAGTGGCGGGTCAGGGAACAACAAGACTGTGCGATATGTCTAGATCGATTCAAGAAGGGTGAAAAATTGGTACATTTACCATGTGCCCATAAGTTTCACTCCATATGCTTATTGCCTTGGCTAGACACCAATGTTTATTGCCCTTATTGTAGAACGGATATTTGGAATTAA
- the LOC104747375 gene encoding uncharacterized protein LOC104747375 isoform X2, translating into MAGMLPGVECARRRRFHGGAPPIESSNTAVAATAGHVWTRRPSFSLYTTNHESHQAHVSFSERSVRSKTYGEDNDEKLDGAVKEAKQRLNERLRIPRTSSGKMVKTKEINRSK; encoded by the exons ATGGCTGGTATGCTTCCCGGAGTTGAATGCGCAAGGAGGCGACGCTTCCACGGTGGTGCTCCACCGATTGAATCTTCCAACACGGCTGTGGCGGCGACGGCAGGACACGTGTGGACTAGGCGACCATCGTTCTCTCTCTACACTACCAATCATGAGAGTCATCAGGCACATGTCTCCTTCTCg gAGAGAAGTGTTAGGAGCAAGACTTATGGAGAGGACAATGATGAGAAGCTCGACGGAGCAGTCAAAGAGGCGAAGCAGAGGCTGAACGAGCGGCTGAGAATCCCGCGTACAAG TTCAGGCAAAATGGTAAAGACAAAGGAAATAAACCGGAGCAAGTGA